A stretch of Blautia liquoris DNA encodes these proteins:
- a CDS encoding glycoside hydrolase family 3 C-terminal domain-containing protein, protein MSISNTENKIGIPLEGFGEASRKASCEGIVLLKNDRNMLPFLSSDNISIFGRCQIDYYRSGTGSGGAVNVEYTSNLLDALRQQKDVRINEELAAVYESWIREHPFDNGGGAWAAEPWYQEDMPVSDELAASASENSNKAIVVFGRTAGEDQDNAPVEGSFLLTREELGILHTVTKHFDQVAVVLNVSNIIDMSWLDTLEYKDHICSVLYSWQGGSEGGNACACVLSGDVNPSGKLADTIASSIDDYPSTKNFGDEKENIYQEDLYVGYRYFETFAPEKVLFPFGYGKSYTDFELRGSGFQVSGSGKDTRIKVCVEIRNKGLKYAGKEVVQLYVEAPQGALGKPSRSLAGFAKSSLLAPQESEKLQIEVSVTALASYDDSGKTGHKSCWVLEPGVYRFYLGTDVRSAEPVCDDKDTFYLNDCLVTEQLEEALAPTKSYQRIRPGQRKENGTYEIAYEETPRHTISMAERICENLPADMPITGDRGITFRDVRDKKVELSEFVAQFSKEELARIVRGEGMGSPLVTPGTASAFGGVAKSLRHYEIPAACASDGPSGIRMDSGLKATQLPIGTLLACTWNPALVEALYELEGRELLSNRVDTLLGPGINIHRNPLNGRNFEYFSEDPLLAGRFAAAVTRGIGRKGPAATVKHFACNSQEQGRNTANSVVSERALREVYLKGFELAVKEGQARSIMTSYNPINGHWSASNYDLCTTVLRRDWGYTGIVMTDWWAKMNDPVAGGTAGVTNTAAMVRAQNDLYMVVTNKGAEENAYGDNTLEAIEEGKLTTGELQRSAMNILNFILHSPVAERAEKDIAAEDGEDGLGAENIRFTTIRFLPKEQKSRQITLEQDGKYKILAKVKSDLSELAQSSTNICMNGQIVATIQSHGTDGVWNLIKVENVFLKAGEYEMTLETIKPGLEITWVDLTV, encoded by the coding sequence ATGTCTATTTCTAACACAGAAAACAAAATAGGGATCCCACTGGAGGGTTTCGGCGAAGCATCCCGGAAGGCATCCTGTGAGGGAATTGTCCTTCTTAAAAATGACCGCAACATGCTCCCTTTCCTTTCCTCTGACAACATTTCCATCTTTGGCAGATGCCAGATTGATTATTATAGAAGTGGAACCGGTTCAGGTGGTGCGGTAAATGTAGAATACACATCGAATTTGTTAGATGCTCTTCGTCAACAAAAAGATGTACGCATCAATGAAGAGCTGGCAGCTGTTTACGAATCATGGATCAGAGAACACCCCTTTGACAACGGGGGAGGCGCCTGGGCAGCCGAGCCATGGTATCAGGAGGATATGCCTGTTTCAGATGAACTGGCAGCAAGCGCGAGTGAAAATTCCAATAAAGCCATAGTCGTCTTTGGCCGAACAGCCGGCGAAGATCAGGACAATGCCCCTGTGGAGGGTAGTTTTCTTCTGACAAGGGAAGAACTCGGAATTTTGCATACCGTGACAAAACATTTTGATCAGGTCGCAGTGGTCTTAAATGTCTCGAATATCATAGATATGAGTTGGCTTGACACTTTGGAATATAAGGATCACATATGCTCGGTACTCTATAGCTGGCAGGGAGGTAGTGAAGGTGGTAATGCCTGTGCATGCGTTCTTTCTGGAGACGTAAATCCCAGTGGAAAGCTGGCGGATACGATAGCCAGTTCGATCGACGATTATCCCTCTACGAAGAACTTTGGGGACGAAAAAGAGAATATATATCAGGAAGATCTCTACGTCGGATATCGCTATTTTGAGACATTTGCACCAGAGAAAGTACTTTTCCCATTCGGATATGGGAAGTCTTATACAGACTTTGAACTGAGAGGTTCCGGCTTTCAGGTGAGCGGAAGCGGAAAAGACACACGGATTAAAGTCTGCGTTGAAATAAGAAACAAGGGTTTGAAATATGCCGGTAAAGAAGTCGTACAGCTCTATGTGGAAGCGCCGCAGGGGGCGCTTGGAAAGCCATCCAGATCGCTGGCAGGATTTGCAAAGTCCAGCTTGCTTGCGCCACAGGAATCAGAAAAGCTCCAGATTGAGGTTTCGGTTACCGCATTGGCATCCTACGATGACAGCGGCAAAACAGGACACAAATCTTGCTGGGTCCTCGAACCAGGGGTGTATCGCTTCTATCTGGGTACGGATGTGAGATCTGCCGAGCCGGTCTGTGACGACAAAGACACCTTCTATCTGAACGATTGTCTTGTGACAGAACAGTTGGAGGAAGCACTTGCTCCTACAAAAAGTTACCAGAGGATCCGTCCCGGACAGAGAAAAGAAAATGGAACGTATGAAATTGCTTATGAAGAAACACCGCGCCATACGATATCCATGGCGGAGCGGATTTGCGAGAATCTTCCGGCGGACATGCCGATCACCGGGGATCGGGGAATTACATTTCGAGATGTGAGAGACAAAAAGGTCGAATTGTCAGAATTTGTGGCGCAATTTTCAAAAGAAGAACTGGCCAGAATTGTTCGGGGCGAAGGTATGGGGAGTCCACTTGTAACGCCCGGAACCGCATCTGCTTTCGGCGGCGTTGCAAAGAGTTTGAGACACTATGAGATTCCTGCAGCATGCGCATCGGACGGTCCGTCTGGAATCCGTATGGACAGTGGTCTTAAGGCGACACAGCTTCCGATTGGCACGTTGTTAGCCTGTACCTGGAATCCGGCACTGGTTGAAGCACTTTATGAACTGGAAGGCAGAGAATTGCTTTCGAATCGCGTTGATACACTTCTGGGGCCGGGAATCAATATCCATAGAAATCCATTAAATGGAAGAAACTTCGAATATTTTTCCGAAGATCCGCTTCTTGCCGGACGTTTTGCGGCAGCGGTTACAAGAGGAATTGGAAGAAAAGGCCCTGCCGCGACGGTGAAACATTTTGCATGCAACAGTCAGGAGCAGGGGAGAAACACAGCTAATTCGGTAGTTTCCGAGCGTGCACTTCGCGAAGTTTATCTGAAAGGTTTCGAGCTTGCTGTGAAAGAAGGCCAGGCACGCTCTATCATGACTTCCTATAATCCGATCAATGGTCACTGGTCGGCCTCAAACTATGACTTGTGTACGACTGTGCTGAGAAGGGACTGGGGATATACAGGAATCGTAATGACCGACTGGTGGGCAAAGATGAATGACCCAGTAGCCGGGGGAACTGCTGGTGTGACGAACACAGCTGCAATGGTGCGGGCACAGAATGATCTCTATATGGTAGTGACAAACAAAGGAGCCGAGGAAAATGCCTACGGTGACAACACGCTGGAAGCCATAGAAGAAGGAAAACTTACAACAGGCGAACTTCAAAGATCAGCGATGAATATCTTAAATTTTATTCTGCATTCACCAGTGGCAGAACGTGCGGAAAAAGACATCGCTGCGGAAGATGGTGAGGACGGATTAGGTGCAGAAAATATCCGATTTACCACGATTCGTTTTCTGCCAAAAGAGCAGAAGAGTCGGCAGATTACACTTGAACAGGACGGAAAGTACAAGATTCTGGCAAAGGTAAAGTCAGACCTTTCGGAGCTTGCACAGTCATCTACTAATATTTGCATGAATGGCCAGATCGTGGCAACGATTCAGTCGCATGGAACCGATGGAGTCTGGAATCTGATCAAAGTAGAAAACGTGTTCCTAAAGGCGGGAGAATATGAGATGACACTCGAAACGATAAAACCCGGTCTTGAAATCACATGGGTCGATTTGACTGTGTGA